In Gammaproteobacteria bacterium (ex Lamellibrachia satsuma), a single genomic region encodes these proteins:
- the radC gene encoding DNA repair protein RadC encodes MPITDWPIAERPREKLLQKGATALSDAELLAIFLRTGVAGKTAVDLARDLLREYGGLRHLLAAGQKRFCQSKGLGNAKYTQLQAVLEMGRRYLQEDLERGEPLTSPAASRRYLQSRLRHYPYEVFACLFLDNRHRVIEYEELFRGTIDGASVPPREVVRRALELNAAALILAHNHPSGVAEPSQADQQITLRIREALTLVDIRVLDHFVIGDGEPVSLAERGMM; translated from the coding sequence ATGCCAATCACCGACTGGCCCATCGCCGAACGGCCAAGGGAAAAACTGCTGCAAAAGGGCGCTACCGCCCTGTCCGACGCCGAACTACTGGCAATCTTCCTGCGTACCGGCGTCGCTGGAAAAACCGCTGTGGATCTCGCTCGGGATCTGCTGAGGGAGTACGGAGGACTCAGACACCTGCTGGCTGCAGGGCAGAAGAGATTCTGTCAAAGCAAGGGGCTGGGAAACGCCAAATATACGCAGCTTCAGGCCGTCCTGGAGATGGGACGCCGTTACCTGCAGGAGGACCTGGAGCGGGGCGAACCACTCACCAGTCCTGCCGCATCCCGACGCTATCTGCAGTCGCGCCTGAGACACTATCCCTACGAGGTCTTTGCCTGCCTGTTTCTCGACAATCGTCATCGGGTAATTGAGTACGAGGAGTTGTTTCGGGGCACCATCGACGGCGCCAGCGTCCCCCCTCGAGAGGTGGTTCGACGTGCCCTCGAACTCAATGCCGCCGCTCTCATTCTTGCCCACAACCACCCCTCGGGCGTCGCAGAGCCAAGCCAGGCCGACCAGCAGATCACCCTTCGCATTCGCGAGGCCCTGACACTTGTGGATATCCGGGTGCTGGACCATTTTGTCATCGGCGATGGTGAGCCGGTGTCTTTGGCAGAGCGGGGGATGATGTGA